A section of the Pseudomonas sp. FP453 genome encodes:
- the tssA gene encoding type VI secretion system protein TssA translates to MSIAQAEAGHWQPWLLPINAGCAVGEDPAYNDDFQHMREEVNKLSGADAEQVAELAQNLLLHHCKDLRVATYYLWARLQQDGEAGLADGLCLLAALVERFGAEVLPARGNSRKLALEWLASAKVLDTLLLYPEVVKAEASRTAAALAWLERGVSAWPQAQRPMLGPLYAALTARLAQSGGMDALVPQNSASPASPAPMIKSGRDLLDSGRALAAYLREQPQGWLAAHRLMKSLRWDTVHQAPPQEASGNTRLAPPRGDYRAQLKRLYLQQGWTELLDQVERIYAEGVNHFWLDLQWYLYQALSRQPPPQDGWAEIAKRDLGMFLERLPGLEDLRWSDASPFADETTREWIAQHVCGNRPQAWLPVAPVAPTADAADILLLESEALAQADSDGVDQALAWLAARPGIQTGRQRWLLRLLMARVAEQHGKGDLAIHLLGELDACAQRQALAEWEPDLLFEVKARLLKLLRIKAQRNDTDKPSLARRMEALLAALVVIDPVRAAVLCG, encoded by the coding sequence TTGTCCATCGCCCAGGCCGAGGCGGGCCATTGGCAACCCTGGTTGTTGCCGATCAATGCCGGCTGCGCCGTTGGTGAAGACCCGGCCTATAACGACGACTTCCAACACATGCGCGAAGAGGTCAACAAGCTCTCGGGGGCGGATGCCGAACAGGTTGCCGAGTTGGCGCAGAACCTGTTGCTCCACCATTGCAAGGACCTGCGCGTGGCCACGTATTACCTGTGGGCGCGCTTGCAGCAGGACGGCGAAGCCGGGCTGGCCGACGGTCTCTGCTTGCTGGCGGCCCTGGTGGAACGTTTCGGCGCCGAGGTGCTGCCCGCGCGCGGCAACAGCCGCAAGCTGGCCCTGGAATGGCTGGCCAGCGCCAAGGTGCTGGACACGCTGTTGCTGTACCCGGAAGTGGTCAAGGCCGAGGCCAGCCGAACCGCCGCGGCGCTGGCCTGGCTGGAGCGGGGCGTGAGTGCGTGGCCGCAGGCGCAGCGGCCGATGTTGGGCCCGCTGTATGCGGCGTTGACTGCCCGGCTCGCGCAGTCCGGTGGCATGGACGCACTGGTGCCGCAGAACAGCGCCAGTCCGGCGTCGCCCGCACCCATGATCAAGTCCGGCCGCGACCTGCTGGACAGCGGCCGCGCCTTGGCCGCCTACCTTCGTGAGCAACCCCAGGGCTGGCTGGCCGCCCACCGCCTGATGAAAAGCCTGCGCTGGGACACGGTGCATCAGGCGCCCCCGCAAGAGGCCAGTGGCAACACCCGCCTGGCGCCGCCGCGTGGCGACTATCGCGCCCAACTCAAGCGCCTGTACCTGCAACAGGGCTGGACCGAGCTGCTCGATCAGGTCGAGCGCATCTACGCCGAGGGCGTGAACCATTTCTGGCTCGATCTGCAATGGTATCTGTACCAGGCCCTGAGCCGGCAACCGCCGCCCCAGGATGGCTGGGCGGAGATTGCCAAGCGTGACCTGGGCATGTTCCTTGAGCGCCTGCCGGGGTTGGAAGACCTGCGCTGGAGCGACGCCAGCCCGTTCGCCGACGAGACCACCCGCGAGTGGATCGCCCAGCACGTCTGCGGCAACCGCCCCCAGGCCTGGCTTCCGGTTGCGCCCGTCGCACCAACGGCGGATGCCGCCGACATCCTGCTGCTGGAAAGCGAGGCCCTGGCCCAGGCCGACAGCGACGGCGTGGACCAGGCCCTGGCCTGGCTCGCGGCTCGTCCCGGGATTCAGACCGGGCGCCAGCGCTGGCTGCTGCGCCTGCTGATGGCGCGTGTCGCCGAACAACACGGCAAGGGCGACCTGGCCATCCATCTGCTGGGTGAACTGGATGCCTGCGCGCAACGCCAGGCCTTGGCCGAGTGGGAGCCCGACCTGCTTTTCGAGGTCAAGGCGCGACTGCTCAAACTGCTGCGCATCAAAGCCCAGCGCAACGACACCGACAAACCGAGCCTCGCCCGCAGGATGGAAGCCTTGCTGGCGGCGCTGGTGGTCATCGACCCGGTGCGCGCCGCCGTGCTGTGTGGCTGA
- the tssF gene encoding type VI secretion system baseplate subunit TssF, with product MDMDNLTLRYFDAEMRYLREAGKEFADAFPDRAAQLNLDKPGAQDPYVERLFEGFAFLMGRLREKLDDDLPELTEGLVSLLWPHYLRTIPSLSVIELVPELEQMKRSEAIAQGFEVLSQPIGPHRTRCRYTTTQDLTLQPLALTAVGRGYDADGRSRLRLRFACGPQSDWSQIDLSRLPLYLNADAPLASALHQALTLNVQGLYVRWPGQTERQPLAGHFSPKGFADEDRLWPKGDSAFSGYQLLLEYFAFREKFMFVTLCGLEQLQIAPGVAWFELEVVLREPWPATFELNSEHIRLHAVPVINLFALEADPLTLAPLQTDYLLRPMRVQDGHTESYSVDRVTVSENAEREDYVPFTSFRHKGGMLRDEAPERYFHARLKRAPNGLHDTWLILGGEGFDKDRLLAHKSLSLRLTGTHGQLPRKALQSTLLDTVTQSTQAGVRVRNLCAPTMPCYPPNRDRFHWRVLSHLGSNFLPMLDNAEVLRGTLALYDWTGSELNRRRLAAIAEVRHHLVQRFEKGFLLRGVDIEIVLDAHGFSGQGDISLFGEMLNRFFALYADVHLYTQLTLVLQPTGKCLRWNENHNQRIPG from the coding sequence ATGGACATGGACAATCTGACACTGCGCTATTTCGATGCCGAGATGCGCTACCTGCGCGAGGCGGGCAAGGAGTTCGCCGACGCGTTTCCCGACCGGGCAGCGCAGCTCAACCTGGACAAACCAGGCGCGCAGGACCCCTATGTGGAGCGCCTGTTCGAAGGCTTCGCGTTCCTGATGGGGCGCCTGCGGGAAAAGCTCGACGACGATCTGCCGGAACTGACCGAAGGCCTGGTCAGTCTGTTGTGGCCGCATTACCTGCGCACGATTCCGTCGTTGTCGGTGATCGAACTGGTGCCCGAACTGGAGCAGATGAAACGCAGTGAAGCCATCGCCCAGGGCTTTGAAGTGCTGTCGCAGCCGATTGGACCTCATCGCACTCGTTGTCGTTACACCACCACCCAGGACCTGACCCTGCAGCCGCTGGCCCTGACGGCAGTCGGACGCGGCTACGACGCCGACGGCCGCTCACGTCTGCGCCTGCGGTTTGCCTGTGGGCCGCAAAGCGACTGGAGCCAGATCGACCTGAGTCGCCTGCCGTTGTACCTCAACGCCGACGCGCCGCTGGCCAGCGCGCTGCATCAGGCGCTGACCCTCAATGTCCAAGGGCTGTATGTGCGTTGGCCGGGGCAGACCGAACGTCAACCGCTGGCCGGGCATTTCAGCCCCAAGGGGTTTGCCGATGAGGACCGGTTGTGGCCCAAGGGCGATAGCGCCTTCAGCGGCTACCAGCTGTTGTTGGAGTACTTCGCCTTTCGCGAGAAGTTCATGTTCGTGACCCTGTGCGGGCTGGAGCAATTGCAGATCGCGCCGGGCGTGGCCTGGTTCGAGCTGGAAGTGGTATTGCGCGAGCCCTGGCCTGCCACGTTCGAGCTGAACAGCGAACACATCCGCCTGCACGCCGTGCCGGTGATCAATCTGTTTGCACTGGAAGCGGACCCGCTGACCCTGGCACCGCTGCAAACCGACTACCTGCTGCGCCCCATGCGGGTCCAGGACGGCCACACGGAAAGCTATTCGGTGGATCGGGTCACCGTCTCGGAAAACGCCGAGCGCGAGGACTACGTGCCGTTCACCAGCTTTCGCCACAAAGGCGGCATGTTGCGCGACGAAGCGCCCGAGCGGTATTTCCATGCGCGCCTCAAGCGCGCGCCCAATGGCCTGCACGACACCTGGCTGATCCTCGGCGGCGAAGGCTTCGACAAAGACCGCTTGCTGGCCCACAAAAGCCTGTCGTTGCGCCTCACCGGCACCCACGGCCAACTGCCCCGCAAGGCCCTGCAAAGCACCTTGCTCGACACCGTGACTCAATCCACCCAGGCCGGCGTGCGCGTGCGCAACCTGTGTGCGCCGACCATGCCCTGCTATCCGCCGAACCGCGACCGTTTCCACTGGCGGGTGCTCAGCCACCTGGGTTCGAACTTCCTGCCGATGCTCGACAACGCCGAAGTGCTGCGCGGAACACTGGCGCTTTATGACTGGACGGGCAGCGAGCTGAACCGGCGGCGCCTGGCGGCGATTGCCGAGGTCCGCCATCACCTGGTGCAGCGCTTTGAAAAGGGCTTCCTGCTGCGCGGCGTGGATATCGAAATCGTCCTGGATGCCCACGGTTTTTCAGGGCAGGGCGATATCAGCCTGTTTGGCGAGATGCTCAACCGCTTTTTTGCGCTCTATGCGGATGTGCACCTGTACACCCAGCTCACGCTGGTCCTGCAACCCACCGGAAAGTGCCTGCGATGGAACGAGAACCACAATCAGCGTATTCCCGGCTGA
- the tssG gene encoding type VI secretion system baseplate subunit TssG: MEREPQSAYSRLSASGLLEVLHGPVAEASLYRFCQLLEQALPGHPPLGSTAHPGDDAVRFRPDPGMGFPGGELRGIETATAGPATVRTRLLGLYGVDSPLPGTYLDDIAQRRDGHEALEAFLDMFNHRIFTQFYRIWRKYSYPATFEPGGVDATSQCLLGLIGLGIPGTAEQIGTPLSRFLALLSVMRLPTRNAEGISALVKLLAPNTRVQVTAHWPQDIVLARPASLCPQRPVRLAQQAALGRVARDGNSQLRLVLNSDDPQEAHDWLPAGPLHKDLLVLLRVYLGWRCTAKLQLTLPLRSLPVPVLGQAPIRLGMTAVPGLGTDAWQAPEQQRLTINLGRYQGLSINPCNRETQHVAYSF, translated from the coding sequence ATGGAACGAGAACCACAATCAGCGTATTCCCGGCTGAGCGCCAGCGGTTTGCTTGAGGTGCTGCACGGGCCAGTGGCTGAAGCCAGCCTGTACCGGTTTTGCCAGTTGCTGGAGCAGGCCTTGCCCGGCCATCCGCCCCTGGGCAGTACGGCGCATCCGGGCGATGACGCGGTGCGCTTTCGGCCCGACCCGGGCATGGGCTTTCCCGGCGGCGAGTTGCGGGGGATTGAAACTGCTACCGCAGGCCCGGCCACGGTGCGCACCCGCCTGCTTGGTTTGTACGGGGTGGATTCGCCTCTGCCGGGCACCTATCTGGATGACATTGCCCAACGCCGTGACGGGCACGAGGCGCTGGAAGCCTTCCTGGATATGTTCAACCATCGGATCTTCACCCAGTTCTATCGGATCTGGCGCAAGTACTCCTACCCGGCCACCTTTGAGCCGGGTGGCGTTGACGCGACTTCACAGTGCCTGCTGGGCCTTATCGGCCTGGGCATTCCCGGCACCGCCGAACAGATCGGCACGCCGCTCTCGCGTTTCCTGGCCTTGCTCAGCGTGATGCGCCTGCCCACGCGCAATGCCGAAGGCATCAGCGCGCTGGTCAAGTTGCTGGCCCCCAACACCCGGGTGCAAGTCACCGCACATTGGCCGCAGGACATCGTGCTTGCGCGGCCCGCAAGTCTTTGCCCGCAGCGTCCGGTGCGCCTGGCCCAGCAAGCGGCCCTCGGCCGTGTCGCCCGCGATGGCAACAGCCAGTTGCGGCTGGTGCTCAACTCCGACGACCCGCAGGAAGCCCATGACTGGTTGCCGGCGGGCCCGTTGCACAAGGATCTGCTGGTGCTGCTGCGCGTCTACCTGGGGTGGCGCTGTACGGCGAAGCTGCAACTGACCCTGCCGCTGCGCAGCCTGCCGGTCCCGGTGCTGGGGCAGGCGCCGATCCGGCTGGGCATGACCGCTGTGCCGGGCCTGGGCACTGATGCCTGGCAAGCGCCAGAGCAGCAGCGCCTGACCATCAACCTGGGCCGCTACCAGGGCCTGTCGATAAACCCCTGCAACCGGGAGACTCAACATGTCGCGTACTCTTTTTAG
- the tssJ gene encoding type VI secretion system lipoprotein TssJ, with product MSRTLFSLVLLALPLGGCGLAQTVADGTAATTQAIFYKQVKTLHLDFSARTALNTDAGDMNALSVPTLVRVYQLRDDTAVTQATYDRLLGDDAQLLAGALLDKRTVVVKPEAGAPLSVPMDKEAQFVTIVALFRSPDARTNSWRLTLARADLDPDRPRVIELADNRLTLRPLAED from the coding sequence ATGTCGCGTACTCTTTTTAGCCTGGTGCTGCTTGCGCTGCCCCTCGGTGGCTGTGGGTTGGCCCAGACCGTGGCCGACGGCACGGCCGCCACCACCCAGGCGATTTTCTACAAGCAGGTGAAAACCCTGCACCTGGATTTCAGCGCACGCACCGCCCTGAACACCGATGCCGGTGACATGAATGCCTTGTCGGTGCCGACCCTGGTGCGGGTCTACCAATTGCGCGACGACACCGCCGTGACACAAGCGACCTACGACCGCCTGCTGGGCGATGACGCGCAACTGCTGGCCGGCGCGTTGCTGGACAAACGCACGGTAGTGGTCAAGCCCGAAGCGGGTGCGCCGCTGAGCGTGCCCATGGACAAAGAGGCACAGTTCGTCACGATAGTGGCGCTGTTTCGCAGCCCGGACGCCCGCACGAACAGCTGGCGCCTGACACTGGCCCGCGCCGACCTCGACCCTGATCGGCCGCGGGTGATCGAACTGGCGGATAACCGCTTGACCCTGCGGCCCCTGGCGGAGGACTGA
- the tssE gene encoding type VI secretion system baseplate subunit TssE: MGEANPSLYELLLQHFAGELPLHHVSEADQYSLSVLDNLQRILNSRAGALSHLPDYGLPDMGLILQGLPATAHSLMGIMHATLLKYEPRLEALAIELLPQVLPGHLEYALALQLKDGQHVSVGTTLGPVGKVTLNRQGRSNDGTV, from the coding sequence ATGGGCGAAGCCAACCCTTCGCTGTACGAGTTGCTGTTGCAGCATTTCGCCGGTGAGTTGCCCCTGCATCACGTCAGCGAAGCCGACCAGTACAGCCTGTCCGTCCTGGACAACCTGCAACGTATCCTCAACAGCCGCGCAGGAGCGCTCAGCCATTTGCCCGATTACGGCCTGCCGGACATGGGCCTGATCCTGCAAGGCCTGCCCGCCACGGCCCACAGCCTGATGGGGATCATGCACGCCACCTTGCTCAAGTACGAACCGCGCCTGGAGGCGCTCGCCATCGAGCTGCTGCCCCAGGTGCTGCCGGGGCATCTTGAATACGCCCTGGCGCTGCAATTGAAAGACGGGCAGCACGTGAGTGTCGGCACCACCCTGGGGCCCGTGGGCAAAGTCACGCTAAACCGACAAGGACGGTCGAATGACGGCACTGTTTGA
- a CDS encoding type VI secretion system ImpA family N-terminal domain-containing protein — translation MTALFEMHIQVGGDPRHCPAFTALHSEMAKLGHPARPDVDWAKVEQGCLALFKEHGVELNSACFYTLARGQRYGPEGVLQGVVLITALSAEWSRVWPPLATVRVGLLEWLFEHLHLLLRSQAAASPGLAVLVQLDAELARLQACLSPQLSAPLVKLAALRQHISQISQRLEQPAVPGEIPLAPVVVLPPPALVTRRSRRGLWLCAAALAIAMGAGWQLWRTPAQTETPLPEPIRLDSLALFEGGSATLKPGSTKLLVNALVGIKARPGWLIVIAGHTDASGALEHNLALSHARATAVRDWMQRMGDLADSCFAVQGLAASQPLASNQTEAGRAANRRVDIQLVPQLGACE, via the coding sequence ATGACGGCACTGTTTGAGATGCATATCCAGGTCGGTGGCGACCCACGCCACTGCCCGGCGTTCACGGCCTTGCACAGCGAGATGGCAAAGCTCGGCCATCCTGCGCGGCCTGATGTGGACTGGGCCAAAGTCGAGCAAGGCTGCCTGGCGCTGTTCAAGGAACATGGCGTAGAGCTCAATAGCGCCTGCTTCTACACCCTGGCGCGGGGCCAGCGCTACGGGCCCGAGGGCGTCCTCCAGGGCGTGGTGTTGATCACGGCGCTGAGCGCTGAATGGTCACGGGTCTGGCCGCCGCTGGCGACGGTGCGCGTGGGCCTGCTGGAGTGGCTGTTCGAGCATCTGCACCTGCTGTTGCGCAGCCAGGCGGCGGCGTCGCCCGGCCTTGCCGTGCTGGTGCAACTGGACGCCGAACTGGCGCGACTGCAGGCGTGTTTGTCTCCTCAGCTCAGTGCGCCGTTGGTGAAACTGGCGGCGCTGCGACAGCACATCAGCCAGATCAGCCAACGCTTGGAACAACCGGCCGTCCCAGGCGAAATACCGTTGGCGCCGGTGGTGGTTCTGCCGCCTCCCGCCTTAGTCACGCGAAGGTCGCGCCGGGGCCTGTGGTTGTGCGCCGCAGCACTCGCCATCGCGATGGGGGCTGGATGGCAGCTATGGCGCACGCCGGCGCAGACTGAAACCCCGCTGCCCGAACCGATCCGGCTGGACAGCCTGGCGCTGTTCGAGGGCGGCAGCGCAACCCTGAAACCGGGTTCGACCAAGCTCCTGGTCAACGCCCTGGTCGGTATCAAGGCCCGGCCTGGCTGGCTGATCGTCATCGCCGGGCATACCGATGCGAGCGGTGCGCTTGAGCACAACCTGGCCCTGTCCCACGCCCGTGCCACGGCGGTGCGGGACTGGATGCAACGCATGGGCGACCTCGCCGACAGCTGCTTTGCCGTGCAGGGCTTGGCCGCGAGCCAACCGCTTGCAAGCAATCAAACCGAGGCCGGGCGCGCAGCCAATCGGCGTGTGGATATCCAACTGGTGCCGCAGCTGGGGGCCTGCGAATAA